Within the Epinephelus lanceolatus isolate andai-2023 chromosome 9, ASM4190304v1, whole genome shotgun sequence genome, the region aaGATTATGTTGCTGAGCAAAACTCACAATATCacaaacttttgtttgaaacaggcttattttctgcaataagcCAAAATCCAAAAGAAAATTTGTAGAGAGAACCAGGGCAAAGCTAACTTCCATGCCCGCCTACAATAAGGTCATCCCTCTAGCACTCTGTACCTGAAGCCAGCAGCCAGCTTCTCGGCAGCTCAGCTGTGCATGAAGACTGGAAACTGGTGAAACAGCTAGCTTGGTCCTGTCAAAAGGTAACAAAATTTGCCTCCCAGCACAGCAAACTATGGTTTTTAAACTTAAGTTGTTgcacagataaaacaaacaaaatataattcGTTAGACAGCTTTTGTTACCTGTGTAGAGGAaagtggattttgttacctgtGACAGAGCCAGGCCAACTGCTTGcttgtcacatttttttttcagatagGAAGGTAGCTGGCATGCTATGTAGGAAAACTGCTGTTCaaatttttgcctttattttgataGCTGATAGTGTAGAGAGTGAGAGACAGGAGTATGACATACAGCAAAAGCACCAGCTACCATTAAACTGAGTATGTTGTGGTTATATGGAATGCAGATGGAATTAAGATAACATcctgtttcctttctttcttaaCCACACCCACTAATGTTGGATTGTTGCTCCAATCTGTGGAAACAGATTGAACACCAGATCAATATGAATTGAATAAGGTTTGTCACATTTTTCTACAATTACATATTAATGCCATCGGAGTCACTTCAAAGACGCCATCATCACATAAAAATTTGACATGTAGTAACAAACGCTTTATtaaccatttaaataaacacactaccTACTAATGGTTACTTTTTGTGTGACTAGGAGGCTTAGTCGCCGACTCTCCCTTACATGGTACACAGACACCTTAACCATGCGTCACTGATAATGGCTCCTTTGTTCATTCCTGGTATCGTGCATGCTGGGTCACTGACATGGCTTACTGGCACTGCTAAATGCAACAGAGCCATTATCCATGTTATTAGATACAGCAGTGCTTTTAGGGCTTAGAGGAGGGTCAGCTGTGTGAGACATTAAGAGGTTGTACATTTTATACAGGTGCTTCAGATAATGAAGTTACTGTGACTATTCCAcatgaaacaaaatgtataCTACTTGAAGAAGGTCTATACAGCCAGTGCAATCAGACATCTGTTGGGTTAAGGAGCTTAATCACCCAACAAGGAGCAACTGGAACAATGCCTTAATAAAAATTGCTGAAGTCAAAGTTTTGGTCAGAGCAGGAAAAAGGCCATACTTCAGCTACATTCAGACTGCAGGCAAATCACAGTTGTTTCTCAAATCAGGtctttaaaaacagactgtcCACACTGTTATTTGAAAGTGATCACATTGGTAATGTGTGTCCAGGCtggggctgccccctgaaagcTGAAGAGTTGAAGACTGCTCAGTCGACTGAGACTGCTTCAAGTCAAgtggatgttttattttcattttttgccaGTTTGCAGTGTGCTTTTGTAGATGTTTGGTCCCctgattttgctgcagagtgactgCTCTTCACTTTTATGCTGCTCTTtggtacaggcagctgtgggcacagaggcagctgcctggagAAGCTTTAACCTGTAAGGCTCCAAAATAATGTTATTTCCTGCTTTCTGtgtagaagtggtgaatttacagctcacagcaacttaatgaAATACAGTCTCTGatttttgtttaatatctaGTGTCGGCTAAAAATTGTTTCACATTTGCAAACAGTCGTTAGTACAGTTGGCATGTTTACTACATTATGTGAATGTCGCTGTCACTCTACATTCTCACGTTCCACGTTCTCACTCAAAAATCAcatttcatgtgttttgtgCTGTCCAGACTTTCTAAAATTAATCTGGATACAACCTGCATGTGCCAAAAAAACAGTATTTGGGCTGGTAGTGTGAACAAAGCCTTTGTCAGGTTCATTTGTACTGTGTAATGTCTTGAATCTGACTGACTTGGTTTACTTGATGATTATCACTGAGGTTACTGCTTACCAACCTGCTTGTTTATAAATACACAGAAAACCAAAAATGCATTTATGCATTTTTGAGTGTTAAGTCCACATCTCAACCCACTTTTACACAAATCAAAGTTAAAGGATAAACTCCTGTGGCAGTATGACTCACCCCTGCTTGCAGGTCCTCTGACTTGCCCATGAGGTCATCCAGTCTCTCTCCTCGGGCCAGGATCCGGTCCACATTATGCGTCATGATGGTTTTCACTCCATCTACCTGATCCCTTAAGGCCTGCACCTTGTCCTGTGGCTCCGGCGCTGCCGCTACACCTCCCCGCTCCTGAGATGGGCAGAAAAGGTCATTTTAGAAGATGAGTTGAGGAATAAAGTATCCATGTCCAACTTTATCTTGTATTTTTatcagtgtaaaaacaaacagacaataaacaactctgaataaaaaaaaaacaattggcTATTGCCACTTCTATTCCAACAAAACCTTTACTTTGTAAAGTGAAAGACTCTAATTGCAGTGCTTCTGTTGACCAGTTCTTAGTCCAGTGATAGTATGTGTAAACTATAGCAGTGGTTTTtgggcaagccaaaatctcgaggcacacctgtatttacctGTGCCCAACAGCTTCTATAACATGTGTTATCACCCTTATCACGACATTAACaataaaaatcagaaaaaataagacaggtaaCTTTAGtgatactgtctactgacaggttttttttcacttatctTTTGGCAGTAGGTCGTCtttgctggtgctttgttgtaatttgcccTGTACCATAAAGccatccattgtcccactcatggctttctccttttaaatgttaccaCCCCCCACACTGGCTACCAATCaaggcttttgatgtgtcacacacagtCCTACACGCGAATGGCGAAAAACAGGTTCCTTGtgaagttttttttatattaaatatgattaaattacaattttttagctagagtttgcctctttattggGAAATGAGTGCGCACaaaatactgatacagtcaatgaaaaattaattcataactttttgtataggcccagttgaatattgtcATCATAATGTGTGGTCATCACAAGATCCCACAGCACAACTGGACTGGCATCATGGCGCACTATAGCATACTTAGtgactgatcgaggcagtggagAACTGTCTGGCATCTTTGAATTAGTTTGTCTGCTTCTTGATGACATGTGGAGAACCTCAGGGGTCAGTCATCAGATTAATTCCTTTAACTTAGCATATTAAAGATATACTCTGCAGGAATTGTTGATCAACTTTTATCGCCAACAaaagcaaaagtgaaagccaaccccaaaTTCACTCTGGTTTGCtatatttgcatctttttttggcACTGGGTTCAATTttcgtagcttcctcttggatctctgttttttaatggtctggcacctggtcgctaccttttaaTTATGTTTTGACCTCATCTGCATGCTGTGCCCAGGAATGTCctgaacacaacaaaacaagaaaataagaaaatacaggtagAGGCTCTGCAGAtcaatacaccgccacacacttctagtagCTTAGAAGTGAAGATTGAGAGGGATaacttttgtctgtttttttgtctatacatttaaatgtttctaAAAACTGAACTCAAAGCTATTaccattaccgtctgtcctgcatctctctctgtctccccttctgtctcattgtgtcatacggattactgttaatttatcatgttgattgttctgtatgacatctattgcacgtctgtccgtcccagaagagggatccctcctcagttgaggcttctaccgttttttccccccctgttaaagggttttttttgggggagtttttccttatccgctgtgagggtcctaaggacagagggatgttgtatgctgtaaagccctttgaggcaaattgtgatttgtgatattgggcttgataaataaaattgattgactgattgtttgattgattgattgaaagttACATCTGTTCCCTGgacacatttttttccatcGGGCCTTTATTATTCTTCCATTTATTCCCTCCTATCCTCAAGTTCTTCTGTCTGACACCAGCGCAAGTCAGTAAAGTATTATAatctaaagaaataaaaatcaaatgatTCACTATGAGTCTTTTATTTTCATACAACAATGTGCATGACAAGTGGTTGTGGATTTGTGTGTCCTTTCTCAGGCCGCTGCACATGACAGTACAGCCTGCGGGCAGTCACACCATGGTTCTTACATCTCTGGGAACGCCTGCTACAGCGTGTCTGCACTCAACAGGAAGTTAAGCTGTGATCGTACACAGTCGTAGGTGTCATTTGAAAGCAGAAATGATatatatggtgtgtgtgtgtgagtgtacagtGAGTTTCATGTCCCATGGGCCAGCACCGGCCTGTAAACACAACTGTCTCTAGGAAACAGAGCAGCTTTTGCTGCGTCATCTGCTGCCTACCTTCTCTCCTGTTACCCTCCCCTACCTTCTTTCTATTCCTTTCTTCCTTCTactctgttttcattcttttattGCTTTTGTCCATTATCTCCCATCTTTCATTCTTCTCCCCAATCCAACCCTCTTACTTTCCTCCActcttttaattttctgttagaTCTGCTGGTTTATGCAGTATCATCTAATTCACTTCTTAAAACAGCACTTTTACAGACTTGCTCTTATGTAGCTGCTTTTGATCGTGTAGGCTACACTTtgtcttgttgcttttttgtttcattGAATATATTTCATCTTTATGCCCCCCTTATTCCATACTGTATATTTCAGTTATCAGACGTCTTGCCTTGCATCCTGTTTAACTCGTCTTTTATTCACCTGCCATATATATTCAGTTTAGTCCCTCTCCTTTTCCTCCACCAGTGCTGGAAGTTTAACGAGGCCCACTGAATGGCTGACAGCTATCAAGTATCAACATTCACAGAAAGAGCCAGACAGAAAAATGCCCGGTATGAGACGTTCATGCACTGACGGCTACATAGTGTCCCATAGAAATATTTGAACTGTTGTAAGCCTTGCAGAGGAATCCACCCAAAAATGTGTTCCTTTGCTGTGCATTAAAAGTCACTGCAATTTTCAAGTAACATCTGACAACTCAAACAAAAGCCTGCCCAGAAGACACCTTGTAAATACTTATCTGATATGCAAGGAATAAGTATGACACATAAGGAAGTGCTCTCTGAAATGTGAGCGAGTTTAATCTTCCTGCTGAAATGTTTGACTGTGGCTATAAATGCAATGGGTGGATTTCATTTGTCTTTGTAGACCACATTAAATCCTCACTGCTCACATCCTAATCTAGTCAAATGTGAAATAACCCTAATCTGTAACTGCACACAAGATTTGAATAGACAACATGCAGACACTTGACTGGCAGTGAGATTTTCCTTTTGTCAAAGCATTCTTCTAAATGCTGATGTAAAACTGAAACTAATAAGTGCTGCAGGCCACAGGAAACACGGTTTGTTGGTTTAGCTCTCCCCCTCTGCACAGCTGAGTTAGTAGTGCTTAAATTAACCTGGACCTTCAAAGAGAGGGAATGTTTCAGATCCTCAGATcactgttttaaactgtttagCACAGAAACAACCTCCAACAGATACTCCTTAGACTCCATTGTCCCTTTTAGGACCAGCCTTTGTTACTGGTGACTGTCTAAGAAGATCTGTGTTTGatatgagtaaaaaaaaaaaaatcccatagcTGTTAATAGCACGGCAGAGAGAGAACACGGAAGCAAAGAAACAATTTCGCAAGTCATcatgaataaaaataacagcagcCTATTAATAACACTCGAGTATCCTCAAATTTACTTCTTGAAGATCCTGGGAAACATTCAAGGACCTCGATTCCTCATGGGAGAAGTTGAGTAAAAAAATGTTCAGCCATATCTGACAAAGTCAAAAAATATCAAGCTGCTTTGACATATGATTTGAAGGGCAGCACCACCTACATTAAGATTCCAATATTATTTCCATGGCCAAGAAAAGTTCAGTCATTATTGTGAACATTAATTAcactctcaaagccagaaaccagagaagcaagtctcaaacttgtgacgTCATTAGGTATGACGTCTGGGGCTGCTCcgtagacaatgaatgggaacctgattttgtggacctgcagaatgtttttcttttcttcttcttttttttttttttttacccaaatgagctttatcaTATTACACAGATTGCCATATACACAGATTATTCCACTGGCTGCCCCCAGTGTCATCTATTATATTTTCCCgattcactgtctatggagcagctccagactttatactgtgacatcacatggttttttttttttgagggagATTTGTTCTTTTTGACTAACATTTTTAGACTGTCTGAGACAATAGGAACAACATATGCATTGGTGAAGCTGTCTTTTCAAGTTTACTCTGCAGATCCTGGGAGACTTTCAAGGACCACCATTTCTGATAAGAAAAGTTTAGTAAAAAATGTTAAGCCtaattcaaaatacacttaatttaaaaatgtcaaactatcttCACTATGGTTTAAGATATAATATTAGGTACAAAGTATTTCTACATATCTCTTTTCATGTTAGAATAATATATGAGCAAAGCAAGACTTCATTTAACAACACCAGCAGTTTAACATTTTCCTTAGCACAGTATTGTAATGCTAATAGTGTTAGGTGCACAGACTGTGGCTATCAAAGCAGCTACTCTAAGCAGTTAACTCGAGATTTAAAAGTTGAAATTTCACATAAAAAGTGCTGGGGGCTTTTGAGAGAAAAATGTGGCAGTTAAGAAGTGTTGGGGTGTTTATCTCTATCAGCAGGTAAGGTAAGTTAGCATTATAATGGCATATTATGTTGGTGGTGTTTGGCTACAGGTGTCAGGCTCAACCGACACCCGTGAAGCAAAGTCGcgctttttaaatatttgcgGAAGCGTTTTATCTGTCAGTGACTAAAATAAATTATCTGACATTATATAATAGCGTATGAAAATTGTAATGAGACGTTTCCGTACTTTCTTGAACGCAAGAGTTGCTTAATTCAATGAAAAACAGCACCTGTCCGGTTTCAGCAGCGGGTGTACTTAGGCCATTTTGTTAAGATACTCTAAGACTTCCTCTCTAAACTATAAAAAGTTAATGCGCTCATTTATGTTACTCATTTTAAGACTTGGTGCAACTGTTTGAAGTCAAATGTATATTATTATATCCGGCAATACACCTGTTGCATGTCGTGTCTGGCGCTAAACATCATGACGGCGGCGGAGAGGCTTTcgacacaacaaaaaacaagcttCAACCATTGTCACCTACCGGATCATTGTCCATCTTGTTTGAAACAGTGCCCTTTGACCACAACCCGATGGACCAACTTTACTTAAAGTTGTCGCTGTTATTGGAAACCTTTGTAAAAACCTTTCTAAAGATTTGAGAGTTTGATGCTCCAGCACAGCGAGTACGtttcctcctctgtttaacttcctggttgttttttttccttcaaactGAATTCCTTCGCTTCACGTGTCAAGTGGCCCACAATACAACATCCTCCCGacaatattttcaaaataaagcacttGTCGTCGCTTTCTTTTGGTAACTTAGTAATGTTAAGTCAGTGGTTAACTTAATTAGCCTTAAAGTGAAACGTGAAAATTAAATACTCTTAAGGACCAAGTTTGTACTGAACCATTTATGCCCTATCTATCTGTAATATCAAAATATACTGAAAACCAcaataagaaaatacatttaaacaaattaaCTTGAATTTTCATGTACACAGTTAGTATCAAAGCTGTGTAGCAAGCCATTGAGTTAGCAacgaaaattttacatttattttatcattttttgaaaaatatttatgtaactTATTTCTAGTATGTAACTTATTTCTAATATAGGCTACAGTGTGTAATGGCTTCATGTATTTTGTTAAATTTATCCATGTTGCACCGTGACAATTGCATACTATTATTTTGAAGGGCCTTTCTTCCAACTTCCTTTATTGTTGTATATACAACTTGATG harbors:
- the LOC117253010 gene encoding vesicle-associated membrane protein 8-like; the protein is MDNDPERGGVAAAPEPQDKVQALRDQVDGVKTIMTHNVDRILARGERLDDLMGKSEDLQAGAQHFKQTSQKVARTYWWKNVKLVVVIIVVVLIIVLIIILLATGVIPVSAPVPPIVTPTKKP